From Pseudorca crassidens isolate mPseCra1 chromosome 7, mPseCra1.hap1, whole genome shotgun sequence, a single genomic window includes:
- the SPIN1 gene encoding spindlin-1 isoform X1: MKTPFGKTPGQRSRADAGHAGVSASMMKKRTSHKKHRSSVGPSKPVSQPRRNIVGCRIQHGWKEGNGPITQWKGTVLDQVPVNPSLYLIKYDGFDCVYGLELNKDERVSALEVLPDRVATSRISDAHLADTMIGKAVEHMFETEDGSKDEWRGMVLARAPIMNTWFYITYEKDPVLYMYQLLDDYKEGDLRIMPDSNDSPPAEREPGEVVDSLVGKQVEYAKEDGSKRTGMVIHQVEAKPSVYFIKFDDDFHIYVYDLVKTS, translated from the exons GCCATGCTGGTGTATCTGCAAGCATGATGAAGAAACGGACATCCCACAA AAAACATCGGAGCAGTGTGGGGCCGAGCAAACCTGTTTCCCAGCCCCGGCGGAACATCGTAGGCTGCAGGATTCAGCATGGGTGGAAAGAGGGGAATGGCCCCATCACCCAGTGGAAAGGAACCGTTCTGGACCAGGTGCCTGTAAATCCTTCTTTGTATCTTATAAAATACGATGGATTTGACTGTGTTTATGGACTAGAACTTAATAAAGATGAAAGAGTTTCTGCGCTTGAAGTCCTCCCTGATAGAGTTG CAACATCTCGAATCAGTGATGCACACCTAGCCGACACAATGATTGGCAAAGCAGTGGAACACATGTTTGAGACCGAGGATGGCTCTAAAGACGAGTGGAGGGGAATGGTCTTAGCACGCGCCCCTATAATGAACACATGGTTTTACATCACCTATGAAAAAGATCCTGTCTTGTACATGTACCAGCTCTTAGATGATTATAAAGAAGGCGACCTTCGCATTATGCCCGATTCTA ATGATTCACCTCCAGCAGAAAGGGAACCAGGAGAAGTTGTGGACAGCCTGGTAGGCAAACAAGTGGAATATGCCAAAGAAGATGGCTCTAAAAGGACTGGCATGGTCATTCATCAAGTAGAAGCCAAACCGTCTGTCTATTTCATCAAGTTTGATGATGATTTCCATATTTATGTCTACGATTTGGTGAAAACATCCTAG
- the SPIN1 gene encoding spindlin-1 isoform X2: MMKKRTSHKKHRSSVGPSKPVSQPRRNIVGCRIQHGWKEGNGPITQWKGTVLDQVPVNPSLYLIKYDGFDCVYGLELNKDERVSALEVLPDRVATSRISDAHLADTMIGKAVEHMFETEDGSKDEWRGMVLARAPIMNTWFYITYEKDPVLYMYQLLDDYKEGDLRIMPDSNDSPPAEREPGEVVDSLVGKQVEYAKEDGSKRTGMVIHQVEAKPSVYFIKFDDDFHIYVYDLVKTS, encoded by the exons ATGATGAAGAAACGGACATCCCACAA AAAACATCGGAGCAGTGTGGGGCCGAGCAAACCTGTTTCCCAGCCCCGGCGGAACATCGTAGGCTGCAGGATTCAGCATGGGTGGAAAGAGGGGAATGGCCCCATCACCCAGTGGAAAGGAACCGTTCTGGACCAGGTGCCTGTAAATCCTTCTTTGTATCTTATAAAATACGATGGATTTGACTGTGTTTATGGACTAGAACTTAATAAAGATGAAAGAGTTTCTGCGCTTGAAGTCCTCCCTGATAGAGTTG CAACATCTCGAATCAGTGATGCACACCTAGCCGACACAATGATTGGCAAAGCAGTGGAACACATGTTTGAGACCGAGGATGGCTCTAAAGACGAGTGGAGGGGAATGGTCTTAGCACGCGCCCCTATAATGAACACATGGTTTTACATCACCTATGAAAAAGATCCTGTCTTGTACATGTACCAGCTCTTAGATGATTATAAAGAAGGCGACCTTCGCATTATGCCCGATTCTA ATGATTCACCTCCAGCAGAAAGGGAACCAGGAGAAGTTGTGGACAGCCTGGTAGGCAAACAAGTGGAATATGCCAAAGAAGATGGCTCTAAAAGGACTGGCATGGTCATTCATCAAGTAGAAGCCAAACCGTCTGTCTATTTCATCAAGTTTGATGATGATTTCCATATTTATGTCTACGATTTGGTGAAAACATCCTAG